One Spirochaetota bacterium DNA window includes the following coding sequences:
- a CDS encoding sugar-binding domain-containing protein, giving the protein MRIFTASILFVITSALFSAEYRERIIVADALFQPGVRIDAPVREWISVKLPFRWTSGQFPKERAATSWAKDDMGDCNSGWYLINADIPSSWNGRRVSLIMSNLMWDARVWVNDREIGEVKGPDVRLDISGAVSAGASNGIRIWVTRWWEGISNSRINDPFRNAAIQRMLAQKDETQIRRRTAGGVAGAVVLEATSAAGALMNVRIETSYRKKEIAVIADYYAAGGISVAASVVDMNGKTDGLPQGQRQLDASANRIRMSIPWKDPALWEVESPHLYQLRTSLVDAGGNTIDAYAPVRFGFREIWTEGRNIMMNGHPLKLRRGYFVSTVTQMIFFQGMGFNAVTTQPHGAPWFCSEWGGGFFVDNVLQTGSKELLDAADERGIAVLMSAPTMNDVRDGMTSPSVQRDYERYMELWMHRHDMQNRPSIIIWEASMNTMGAMDSYDPEKIGRRMKNAPAWKAAGTETIKRVDPTRLVMHHDGGAVGDIEMPNFYLNFAPLQEREEYLSSWAAEGDMPWGTAEHGPPYSANFFKWYTVPLFTEYGAMYFGDKAYALEDERYVGTSLKALALPVEKPDTFSGERSFNAAGGWSNVGTWTSYYQFMDLFIRNTGKAYRAWGSGGGLFPWIFGNIGFGHPPGYEGKMKGWYLYENIPGTERELMSRPAWASPIYDAYRATMQPLLVFIGGQSNRFTAKDHNYASMDRIEKTICVVWDGPGQTNIVVEWKFLNGERIFKKGEERFALKPGTVEKRSIDALTPPLTERAAGSLAITALDAATRAVITTDALSLSYFPRPENIEKIASKWGIYDPFGRTADVLARRAFRPITVGTAADRSGIDTLIIGYKALAAKKPLPFTPADVREGLNVLMLEQDMESLESLGFRVQNVVPRIVYPRKKDHPVLDGIRADDLSQWRGESSLLPRTSKDMREWPWPHIFHWGNYGAVASVIIETPHHGAFSPLIECEFDLAYSPLIEYRDGKGIILFSQLDITDRIYLDPVAERLLQNMIRYLDAPAHGVQAKSVAIRADAASVAYFEDMALNARRISADERSSLSAANDILLVGAGAKVPELSAARAFAAQGGTAIILAQKPQTMQEAGFTVGMEKKRMTAVRTIGGDSFLADIGPELLHFRTYIDAEVFVKAPTGGMILADGLMMSLPEGKGRLFFSQLSADQFSDGSRNLRRTRWNIKRLYRQILTAAGAAMRESDTAGLSPRRFASFADIALWQVLRENVFISPIGRERKGNVMPILNDVIDAEAAVASGDAKVRERNWILRGMTAGFMDLKDIFPPKEGVITYAVTHVYSTRARTATAYLSCDYWCTFKVNGSALVDHGSAPRPSQAPRMNELEVKIPLTAGWNRLEMKVASGSGGVGFWCRMTDPGDLVIMPSVTAPQFTPDTPGDDLLEEPAAVVSSLYAEPLMREDDPYGFTRW; this is encoded by the coding sequence ATGCGGATATTCACTGCATCCATTCTGTTCGTCATCACATCGGCATTGTTCTCCGCGGAATACCGGGAGCGCATCATTGTCGCCGATGCGCTGTTCCAGCCGGGTGTCCGCATCGACGCACCGGTTCGGGAATGGATATCCGTAAAGCTGCCGTTCCGCTGGACATCGGGGCAATTCCCCAAAGAGCGTGCTGCGACATCGTGGGCAAAGGACGACATGGGCGACTGCAACAGCGGCTGGTATCTCATCAATGCCGATATACCGTCATCGTGGAACGGCAGGCGCGTAAGTCTCATCATGAGCAATCTCATGTGGGATGCGCGGGTGTGGGTGAACGATCGCGAGATAGGCGAGGTCAAGGGGCCGGATGTCCGTCTCGATATCAGCGGCGCTGTATCCGCAGGGGCGAGCAACGGCATACGGATATGGGTGACACGATGGTGGGAAGGGATATCGAACAGCAGGATAAACGATCCGTTCCGTAATGCTGCGATACAGCGCATGCTCGCGCAGAAGGACGAGACGCAGATACGCCGGAGAACAGCGGGCGGTGTCGCCGGTGCCGTGGTGCTCGAAGCGACTTCGGCGGCAGGCGCGCTTATGAACGTACGCATCGAGACGAGTTATCGGAAAAAAGAGATCGCCGTCATCGCGGATTATTATGCCGCAGGCGGGATATCGGTTGCCGCATCAGTAGTCGATATGAACGGAAAGACCGACGGGCTTCCGCAGGGACAAAGGCAGCTCGACGCATCGGCAAACCGGATACGCATGAGCATCCCGTGGAAAGACCCCGCACTCTGGGAAGTTGAGTCACCGCACCTGTATCAGCTCCGCACATCACTTGTGGACGCGGGCGGGAATACGATCGATGCGTATGCGCCGGTGCGCTTCGGGTTCCGCGAGATATGGACCGAGGGCCGCAACATCATGATGAACGGTCATCCGCTCAAGCTGCGCCGCGGCTATTTCGTCTCGACGGTAACGCAGATGATATTCTTTCAGGGCATGGGGTTCAATGCCGTCACCACGCAGCCGCACGGCGCCCCCTGGTTCTGCAGCGAATGGGGCGGCGGATTTTTCGTCGACAATGTCCTGCAGACGGGTTCGAAGGAACTTCTCGATGCGGCGGATGAACGCGGCATCGCCGTGCTCATGTCAGCACCCACGATGAACGATGTCCGCGACGGGATGACATCGCCTTCGGTGCAGCGGGATTACGAACGGTATATGGAGCTGTGGATGCATCGGCACGACATGCAGAACCGTCCGTCCATCATCATATGGGAAGCATCGATGAACACCATGGGCGCAATGGACAGCTACGATCCCGAAAAGATAGGGCGGCGGATGAAGAACGCCCCCGCGTGGAAAGCGGCCGGCACGGAAACGATAAAGCGCGTCGATCCGACACGGCTTGTCATGCATCATGACGGCGGCGCTGTCGGCGATATCGAGATGCCGAATTTTTATCTCAACTTCGCGCCGCTTCAGGAGCGCGAGGAATATCTCTCGTCATGGGCGGCGGAGGGCGATATGCCGTGGGGAACTGCCGAGCATGGCCCCCCGTATTCGGCGAATTTCTTCAAATGGTATACGGTGCCGCTGTTCACCGAGTATGGAGCGATGTATTTCGGCGACAAGGCGTATGCGCTGGAAGACGAGCGGTATGTGGGAACATCGCTCAAGGCGCTGGCGTTGCCGGTAGAAAAACCGGATACCTTCAGCGGCGAACGCAGTTTCAACGCGGCAGGCGGCTGGTCGAATGTCGGCACATGGACATCGTATTATCAGTTCATGGACCTTTTTATTCGCAACACCGGCAAGGCCTACCGCGCGTGGGGAAGCGGCGGCGGGTTGTTCCCGTGGATATTCGGCAATATCGGTTTCGGACACCCGCCGGGATATGAAGGCAAAATGAAGGGCTGGTACCTCTATGAGAACATCCCGGGAACGGAACGGGAGCTCATGTCCCGCCCGGCATGGGCAAGCCCGATATACGATGCGTATCGTGCGACGATGCAGCCGCTCCTTGTGTTCATCGGCGGCCAGTCGAACCGCTTTACCGCGAAAGACCATAACTATGCATCGATGGACCGTATCGAAAAGACCATCTGTGTCGTATGGGACGGCCCGGGACAGACGAATATCGTCGTGGAATGGAAATTCCTCAACGGCGAACGCATATTCAAGAAAGGAGAGGAAAGGTTTGCGCTCAAGCCAGGCACGGTCGAGAAGCGCTCTATCGATGCACTTACACCGCCGCTCACGGAGCGTGCGGCAGGATCTCTCGCTATCACCGCACTTGATGCGGCAACGAGAGCGGTCATTACGACCGATGCATTGTCGCTTTCATATTTTCCGCGGCCGGAAAATATTGAGAAGATCGCATCGAAATGGGGCATCTATGATCCTTTCGGGCGTACGGCCGATGTGCTTGCGCGCCGCGCGTTCCGCCCGATCACGGTCGGTACGGCGGCCGACCGCAGCGGCATCGATACGCTCATCATCGGGTACAAAGCGCTTGCGGCGAAAAAGCCGCTGCCGTTCACGCCCGCGGATGTGCGAGAGGGATTGAACGTCCTCATGCTCGAACAGGATATGGAAAGTCTCGAATCGCTCGGCTTCCGTGTGCAGAACGTCGTGCCGCGTATCGTATACCCGAGAAAGAAAGATCACCCTGTGCTTGACGGCATCCGTGCCGATGACCTTTCGCAGTGGCGCGGCGAGAGCTCGCTCCTTCCGCGGACATCGAAGGACATGCGCGAATGGCCATGGCCGCATATTTTCCACTGGGGGAATTACGGCGCTGTTGCATCGGTCATCATCGAAACGCCGCATCACGGGGCGTTCTCTCCCCTCATCGAATGCGAATTCGATCTTGCGTACAGCCCGCTCATCGAATACCGCGATGGTAAGGGCATCATCCTCTTCTCGCAGCTGGACATCACCGACAGGATATATCTCGACCCCGTTGCCGAGCGGCTGCTTCAGAATATGATACGCTATCTCGATGCCCCCGCGCATGGCGTGCAGGCGAAAAGCGTTGCGATACGCGCCGACGCGGCAAGTGTCGCCTATTTCGAAGACATGGCGCTCAATGCACGACGCATCTCCGCCGATGAGCGCTCATCGCTTTCCGCGGCGAACGATATCCTTCTCGTCGGTGCCGGCGCGAAAGTCCCCGAGCTTTCGGCGGCGCGTGCGTTCGCAGCGCAGGGCGGCACGGCGATCATCCTGGCGCAGAAACCGCAGACGATGCAGGAAGCCGGATTTACCGTCGGCATGGAAAAGAAGCGCATGACCGCTGTCCGCACTATCGGCGGCGACAGTTTCCTTGCGGACATCGGACCCGAACTTCTGCACTTCCGTACGTATATCGACGCGGAAGTGTTCGTTAAAGCACCGACCGGCGGTATGATACTCGCCGACGGGCTCATGATGTCATTGCCCGAAGGAAAAGGCAGACTGTTCTTCTCACAGCTCTCCGCCGATCAGTTCTCCGACGGGAGCAGGAATCTCAGACGCACTCGATGGAACATCAAGCGGCTTTACCGCCAGATACTCACCGCGGCCGGAGCGGCGATGCGTGAAAGCGATACGGCAGGATTAAGCCCGCGGCGTTTCGCATCGTTCGCTGATATTGCGCTCTGGCAGGTGCTTCGTGAGAACGTGTTCATCTCCCCCATCGGTCGTGAACGGAAAGGGAATGTCATGCCTATACTCAACGATGTCATCGATGCGGAAGCGGCCGTCGCGTCCGGCGATGCGAAAGTGCGTGAGCGTAACTGGATACTCCGCGGCATGACCGCCGGATTTATGGACCTCAAGGACATATTCCCGCCGAAAGAAGGCGTCATCACCTATGCCGTTACCCATGTCTACAGCACGCGTGCGCGGACGGCGACAGCCTATCTTTCCTGTGATTACTGGTGCACGTTCAAGGTGAACGGCAGCGCCCTGGTCGATCATGGGAGTGCCCCGCGGCCTTCGCAGGCGCCGCGTATGAACGAGCTTGAAGTGAAGATACCGCTTACGGCAGGGTGGAACCGCTTGGAAATGAAAGTGGCTTCCGGTTCGGGAGGGGTTGGCTTCTGGTGCAGGATGACCGATCCGGGCGACCTTGTGATAATGCCGTCGGTAACGGCGCCGCAGTTCACACCGGACACGCCGGGGGATGATCTCCTTGAAGAACCCGCCGCGGTCGTCAGTTCGCTCTATGCTGAACCGCTCATGCGTGAGGACGACCCCTACGGCTTTACACGATGGTAA
- the recA gene encoding recombinase RecA, which translates to MASKKKDDSAKAKGKEEAIEAIVEIINKKHGPGSLMKLGAEQQVKIDSIPTGALTLDAALGIGGIPKGRISEIYGPEASGKTTLTLHIISEAQKMGGNAAFIDAEHALDPIYAKALGVDVDNLYISQPDSAEEALDILEKIVASSAFDIDVLDSVAALVSRAELSGDMGDAHVALNARLMSQALRKLTAQISTTNTVVIFINQLRANISATGYGAGPMETTTGGRALKFYASVRLDVRRTEWVKKGEETIGHKIKVKVVKNKLSAPFKIVELEIIFGKGISKEGLLIDMGLETKILSRSGAWFYLNGEQIAQGKEKLRDMLEADEKFRSDLEAKIRAAIGMGGVVLAAEGSEEITPDTVVEPTT; encoded by the coding sequence ATGGCAAGCAAGAAGAAAGACGACAGCGCAAAGGCAAAAGGCAAGGAAGAGGCGATAGAAGCCATCGTCGAGATAATAAATAAGAAACACGGCCCCGGATCGCTCATGAAGCTCGGTGCCGAGCAGCAGGTGAAGATCGATTCCATACCCACCGGCGCGCTCACGCTCGACGCGGCGCTCGGCATCGGCGGCATACCGAAAGGGCGCATCAGCGAGATATACGGCCCGGAGGCATCGGGCAAAACGACGCTCACGCTCCATATCATCTCCGAGGCGCAGAAAATGGGAGGGAACGCCGCCTTCATCGATGCGGAGCATGCGCTCGACCCCATCTACGCAAAAGCCCTCGGTGTCGATGTCGACAATCTCTACATATCGCAGCCGGACAGCGCCGAAGAGGCGCTCGATATCCTCGAAAAGATCGTCGCATCAAGCGCGTTCGATATCGACGTGCTCGACTCGGTGGCCGCGCTCGTTTCGCGCGCGGAACTTTCCGGCGACATGGGCGATGCGCACGTGGCGCTCAACGCCCGGCTCATGAGCCAGGCGCTCCGGAAGCTTACCGCGCAGATAAGCACGACGAACACCGTTGTTATTTTCATCAATCAGCTCCGTGCGAACATCTCTGCCACCGGCTACGGCGCCGGCCCCATGGAAACGACTACCGGCGGGCGGGCGCTCAAATTCTATGCATCCGTGCGTCTCGATGTGCGCCGCACCGAATGGGTGAAAAAGGGCGAGGAGACCATCGGCCATAAAATAAAAGTGAAGGTGGTCAAGAACAAGCTTTCCGCGCCGTTCAAGATCGTTGAGCTTGAGATAATCTTCGGCAAGGGAATATCAAAAGAAGGGCTTCTCATTGACATGGGCCTTGAGACGAAGATACTTTCGCGCTCGGGCGCGTGGTTCTATCTCAACGGTGAGCAGATCGCACAGGGAAAAGAAAAGCTCCGCGATATGCTCGAAGCGGACGAAAAATTCCGCAGTGATCTGGAGGCAAAGATACGTGCGGCTATCGGTATGGGCGGGGTGGTCCTGGCCGCAGAAGGATCCGAGGAGATAACACCCGATACGGTGGTCGAACCGACGACATGA
- a CDS encoding M23 family metallopeptidase, with protein sequence MSKALFILAFAASAILIAVPEPVPQFPIASQRLTSSFGEYRNDHFHNGIDVGGDQLPVHAMYPGEIVFYYDDVEDPTKMITGTGNTVVLEHTNKVRTYYYHISSGSIQKKIARLTTNDVLALTGNTGRSGGAHLHLTVEDMDQNKAVDPLTLLPPIRDTVRPRIDGLYVKTDLKLQPLRNNFLIKNRGEMKFFLKAYDKTENGYQTGLRRVRMYIDGQIVRDYDFSFLVKKKQEYCVAPGYPFDEVFGVDPYFYRGGTFTPTKYKHTFSAEVEDFFSNTTSYSATVVFRK encoded by the coding sequence ATGAGCAAAGCCCTCTTCATACTTGCGTTCGCAGCGAGCGCGATCCTCATCGCTGTGCCGGAGCCGGTGCCGCAATTTCCCATAGCGTCGCAGCGGCTCACGAGCTCCTTCGGCGAGTACAGGAACGACCATTTCCATAACGGTATCGATGTCGGCGGGGACCAGCTTCCCGTTCATGCGATGTATCCGGGCGAGATCGTGTTCTATTACGACGATGTCGAGGATCCCACGAAAATGATAACGGGTACGGGTAATACGGTCGTGCTCGAGCATACCAATAAGGTGCGCACCTACTACTATCATATATCGTCGGGGTCGATACAGAAGAAGATAGCGCGACTTACCACCAATGATGTCCTTGCGCTCACCGGCAATACGGGGCGCAGCGGCGGGGCGCATCTGCACCTTACCGTCGAGGACATGGACCAGAACAAGGCCGTCGATCCGCTCACGCTGCTCCCGCCGATACGTGATACCGTGCGTCCGCGTATCGATGGCCTCTATGTGAAGACCGATCTCAAGCTGCAGCCGCTTCGGAACAATTTCCTCATCAAGAACCGCGGCGAGATGAAATTCTTCCTCAAGGCGTACGATAAGACCGAGAACGGCTACCAGACGGGACTTCGCCGCGTGCGCATGTACATCGACGGGCAGATCGTACGCGATTATGATTTTTCATTCCTCGTGAAGAAGAAACAGGAATACTGCGTCGCCCCGGGGTATCCGTTCGACGAGGTCTTCGGCGTCGATCCGTATTTCTATCGCGGGGGGACGTTCACGCCCACGAAGTATAAGCACACGTTCTCCGCCGAGGTCGAGGATTTTTTCAGCAACACGACATCCTATTCGGCGACGGTCGTTTTCAGGAAATAG
- the typA gene encoding translational GTPase TypA, translated as MSIEKNSAIRNIAIIAHVDHGKTTLVDHLFRQSGTFRVSQEVKERVMDNLALEQERGITIAAKNCSVRWNGVRINILDTPGHADFGGEVERALAMVEGAILLVDAAEGPLPQTRFVLQKALEKNISIIVVINKIDRADARPAEVLSEIYDMFIDLEAKDHHIDFPVLYAVGREGIVKKNIDDTNTDLHILFDAILEHIPAPSYDTDEPFQMLVCDLDYSDYLGRLAIGRVMHGNAHVNEDLVCVKEDARTVPLTITRLQIYEGVVFAESSAADAGDIAILAGIDNVEIGDTIATKEHPKALPRLTVDPPTVSMEFGVNTSPLAGRVGTIVQASRIWERLQKEALRNVGIKLERKGTDNTFMVKGRGELQMAIIVETMRREGFELSIGRPTVIYRNENGTLTEPVEHLFIDCDEAFVGIVSEKLSRRKGKLAKLINHGARVRIEFFIPSRSLIGYRNQFLTDTKGTGIMSSYLKGYEPYAGDFDTRFTGSLVADRTGNAIPYAIFNLEPRGRMIVQPGDDVYEGMVVGEHSKDSDLDVNICRGKKLTNIRTVLKDENVTLTRVQPLSLEKAIEFIRDDEIIEVTPTSIRIRKTILPAQQRNSKTARQAAKALPTAE; from the coding sequence ATGAGCATAGAAAAGAATTCCGCCATTCGGAATATCGCCATTATCGCGCACGTCGACCACGGGAAGACAACGCTCGTCGATCATCTCTTTCGGCAGAGCGGGACGTTCCGCGTTTCGCAGGAGGTCAAAGAGCGTGTGATGGACAACCTCGCGCTCGAACAGGAGCGCGGCATTACCATTGCGGCGAAGAACTGCTCGGTGCGCTGGAACGGCGTGCGCATCAATATCCTCGATACGCCGGGGCATGCGGATTTCGGCGGCGAGGTGGAGCGTGCGCTCGCCATGGTCGAGGGGGCGATACTCCTCGTGGATGCCGCGGAGGGACCGCTCCCGCAGACGCGTTTCGTCCTGCAGAAAGCGCTTGAGAAGAATATCAGCATCATCGTCGTCATCAATAAAATAGACCGGGCCGATGCGCGGCCGGCAGAAGTGCTGAGCGAGATCTACGACATGTTCATCGACCTTGAAGCGAAGGACCATCACATCGACTTCCCGGTGCTCTACGCTGTCGGACGCGAAGGCATCGTGAAGAAGAACATCGATGATACGAACACCGATCTCCACATATTGTTCGATGCGATACTCGAGCATATCCCCGCGCCGTCGTACGATACCGATGAGCCGTTCCAGATGCTCGTCTGTGATCTGGACTATTCCGATTATCTCGGGCGGCTTGCCATCGGACGCGTCATGCATGGGAACGCGCATGTGAACGAGGACCTTGTCTGCGTGAAGGAGGATGCGCGTACCGTGCCGCTCACGATAACGCGGCTTCAGATATACGAAGGCGTCGTGTTCGCAGAGTCGTCGGCGGCCGACGCAGGCGATATCGCGATACTTGCGGGCATAGACAATGTCGAGATAGGCGATACCATCGCGACGAAAGAGCATCCCAAAGCGCTGCCGCGGCTAACCGTTGACCCGCCCACCGTCTCGATGGAATTCGGCGTCAATACATCGCCGCTCGCCGGGCGTGTCGGCACGATAGTCCAGGCATCGCGCATATGGGAACGCCTGCAGAAAGAGGCGCTTCGCAACGTCGGGATAAAGCTCGAACGAAAGGGGACCGATAACACGTTCATGGTGAAGGGCCGCGGCGAACTGCAGATGGCCATCATCGTCGAGACCATGCGGCGTGAGGGATTCGAACTTTCCATCGGACGCCCGACGGTCATCTATCGTAACGAGAACGGGACGCTCACCGAACCGGTGGAGCATCTTTTCATCGATTGCGATGAAGCGTTCGTCGGCATTGTCTCGGAAAAATTATCGCGCAGAAAAGGCAAGCTCGCGAAGCTCATCAATCATGGAGCGCGCGTACGCATCGAATTCTTCATTCCCTCGCGTTCGCTCATCGGGTATCGCAATCAATTCCTCACCGACACGAAGGGAACCGGCATCATGAGCTCATACCTCAAGGGATACGAACCCTATGCGGGCGATTTCGATACGCGATTCACCGGCTCCCTTGTCGCCGACCGTACCGGCAATGCTATTCCCTACGCTATCTTCAATCTCGAACCGCGCGGACGGATGATAGTACAGCCCGGCGATGATGTGTATGAAGGAATGGTCGTGGGCGAACACAGCAAGGACAGCGACCTCGATGTGAACATCTGCCGCGGCAAGAAGCTCACCAACATCCGTACCGTTCTCAAGGACGAGAACGTAACGCTCACACGGGTGCAGCCCCTCTCGCTCGAAAAGGCGATAGAGTTCATACGCGATGACGAGATCATTGAAGTGACACCCACATCGATACGCATACGGAAAACGATACTCCCGGCGCAGCAGCGGAATTCAAAAACGGCGCGACAAGCCGCGAAGGCATTGCCGACGGCGGAGTAG
- a CDS encoding alanine--tRNA ligase → MTAAQLKQNYLDFFRSKGHARIQSASLLPENDPTVLFTTAGMHPLVPYLLGGKHPMGRRLADVQKCIRTQDIDSVGDDTHTTFFEMLGNWSLGDYFKDEAIRMSHEFLTSKEWLNIDPKKLAVTVFAGDADAPFDDEAKRVWLSLGMPEHKITSLPKSDNWWGPAGLTGPCGPDTEMFYWLGEGYPPESSNPENDKKNWMEIWNDVFMQYNKTAEGRYEPLAQKNVDTGLGVERVTCLLQGKKTVYETELFTPIIAKIEALSGASYADASKKVSFRVIADHLRAASFILGDERGVTPSNIGAGYILRRYIRRSIRHGRQLGINESFCHTIADVIVSIMQEQWPELAKNKAVIIDELQKEEERFSKTLSQGLKEFEKLVSGLEIAFQRTGKRITVISGKNAFKLYDTYGFPLEMTEELAKERGLTVDTAEFNGAYEKHQELSRQGADQQFKGGLIDHSEQTTRLHTATHLLHKALHIVLGEHAKQKGSNITAERLRFDFTHGAKMTDDEVKRVEAIVNEQIQRALDVKMEELSYDEAKASNATGLFESKYGERVKVFTIGDFSKEICGGPHVQNTREIGSFRIQKEESSSAGVRRIRAVLS, encoded by the coding sequence ATGACAGCAGCACAACTCAAACAGAACTATCTCGATTTTTTCCGGTCGAAAGGCCATGCACGGATACAAAGCGCATCGCTTCTGCCGGAGAACGATCCGACGGTGCTCTTTACGACCGCCGGCATGCATCCGTTGGTGCCGTATCTTCTCGGCGGAAAACATCCGATGGGCAGGCGCCTTGCCGATGTCCAGAAATGCATACGTACGCAGGACATCGACAGCGTGGGCGACGACACGCACACCACGTTCTTCGAAATGCTCGGCAACTGGTCACTCGGCGATTATTTCAAGGACGAAGCGATACGCATGAGCCATGAATTCCTGACATCGAAGGAATGGCTGAACATCGATCCGAAGAAACTTGCCGTCACCGTGTTCGCCGGCGATGCGGACGCACCCTTTGACGATGAGGCAAAGCGCGTGTGGCTTTCACTGGGCATGCCGGAACACAAGATAACGTCGCTCCCGAAATCCGACAATTGGTGGGGGCCCGCCGGTCTTACCGGACCGTGCGGTCCGGATACCGAGATGTTCTACTGGCTCGGTGAGGGTTATCCGCCGGAATCGAGCAATCCTGAGAATGACAAGAAGAACTGGATGGAGATATGGAACGATGTCTTCATGCAGTACAATAAGACAGCCGAGGGGAGATACGAACCGCTCGCACAGAAGAACGTCGATACGGGGCTCGGCGTTGAACGAGTGACCTGTCTCCTGCAGGGCAAGAAAACCGTGTATGAGACCGAACTCTTCACCCCGATAATCGCAAAGATAGAGGCGCTCTCCGGCGCATCGTATGCCGACGCATCGAAAAAAGTCTCCTTCCGCGTCATCGCCGATCATCTGCGCGCGGCGAGTTTCATACTCGGTGACGAGCGCGGTGTGACGCCGTCCAATATCGGTGCGGGCTATATCCTCCGCCGCTATATACGCCGCTCGATACGCCATGGGCGGCAGCTCGGCATCAATGAATCGTTCTGTCACACGATAGCGGACGTTATCGTGTCCATCATGCAGGAGCAATGGCCGGAGCTGGCGAAGAATAAAGCGGTCATTATCGATGAGCTTCAGAAGGAAGAGGAGCGCTTTTCCAAGACGCTTTCACAGGGCCTTAAGGAATTCGAGAAGCTTGTGAGCGGACTTGAGATCGCGTTCCAGAGAACAGGAAAGCGAATCACGGTGATATCCGGGAAGAACGCGTTCAAATTGTACGATACCTACGGCTTCCCGCTTGAGATGACCGAAGAGCTTGCGAAAGAGCGCGGACTCACCGTCGATACAGCGGAATTCAACGGCGCGTATGAGAAGCATCAGGAGCTCTCGCGGCAGGGCGCCGACCAGCAATTCAAGGGCGGACTCATCGATCATTCCGAGCAGACGACGCGGCTGCATACGGCGACGCATCTCCTTCATAAGGCGCTCCATATCGTGCTCGGCGAACACGCGAAGCAGAAGGGGAGCAATATCACCGCCGAACGGCTGCGCTTCGATTTTACGCATGGCGCAAAGATGACCGATGATGAGGTGAAACGCGTCGAGGCGATCGTGAACGAGCAGATACAGCGTGCGCTCGATGTGAAGATGGAAGAGCTTTCCTACGACGAGGCGAAGGCATCCAATGCCACGGGTCTGTTCGAATCGAAGTACGGCGAACGGGTAAAGGTGTTCACCATCGGCGATTTCAGCAAGGAGATATGCGGCGGTCCGCATGTACAGAACACGCGCGAGATCGGATCGTTCAGGATACAGAAGGAAGAAAGCTCTTCCGCCGGCGTGCGGCGTATACGAGCGGTGCTTTCTTAG